The Janthinobacterium lividum genome has a window encoding:
- a CDS encoding undecaprenyl-diphosphate phosphatase — translation MDLILALKAIIMGLVEGFTEFLPISSTGHLILAGSLLDFTKDVSKEVMDVFEIAIQAGAILAVCWEYRQRIGSVLSTFGSEAKSRKFVLNVAIAFLPLAIIGLAIGKMIKHALFKPVPVAMAFIIGGIVILLVERRARTNPVTVRVNSVDEMTPFDALKVGCAQAFALIPGTSRSGSTIIGGMLLGLSRKTATEFSFFLAIPTLLAATFYSLYKARDILSATDVPLFGLGTVAAFISAFLCVRWLLRYISSHDFTFFAWYRIVFGLLVLASAHYGWVVWAE, via the coding sequence ATGGATCTCATTCTTGCTTTAAAAGCCATCATCATGGGGCTGGTCGAAGGTTTTACCGAATTCTTGCCGATTTCGTCCACGGGACATTTGATCCTGGCCGGCAGCCTGCTCGACTTTACCAAAGATGTATCGAAAGAAGTCATGGATGTCTTCGAGATTGCCATCCAGGCCGGCGCCATCCTGGCCGTGTGCTGGGAATACCGCCAACGCATCGGCAGCGTGCTGAGCACCTTCGGCAGCGAAGCCAAGTCGCGCAAGTTCGTACTGAACGTGGCCATCGCCTTCCTGCCCCTGGCCATCATCGGTCTGGCTATCGGCAAGATGATCAAGCATGCGCTGTTCAAGCCCGTGCCCGTGGCCATGGCCTTCATCATCGGCGGCATCGTGATTTTGCTGGTGGAGCGCCGCGCGCGCACCAATCCCGTCACCGTGCGCGTCAACTCGGTCGATGAAATGACGCCGTTCGACGCCTTGAAAGTGGGCTGCGCGCAGGCGTTCGCGCTGATTCCCGGCACCAGCCGTTCCGGCTCGACCATCATCGGCGGCATGCTGCTGGGCCTGTCGCGCAAGACGGCCACCGAATTCTCGTTCTTCCTGGCTATCCCGACCTTGCTGGCGGCCACCTTCTATTCGCTGTATAAAGCGCGCGACATCCTGTCGGCCACTGACGTGCCCCTGTTCGGCCTGGGCACCGTGGCCGCCTTCATCTCCGCCTTCCTGTGCGTGCGCTGGCTGCTGCGCTACATCAGTTCGCACGACTTCACGTTTTTTGCCTGGTACCGCATTGTGTTTGGCTTGCTGGTCCTGGCCAGCGCCCACTACGGCTGGGTTGTTTGGGCAGAATAA
- a CDS encoding MFS transporter: MHLTGTLQQRATRLVFFAAGLGMAAWAPLVPYAKSRLGLDEATLGILLLCLGAGSLCAMPFTGMLSARFGCRKVIVGAGLLLIAVLPGLALAATPPQLGLVLLVFGAAMGTFDVAINIQAVIIEKANGGAMMSGFHALFSVGGFAGAACMALLLWLGLTPAWSCVVVMLLLCGVLGAAQGHLLPTASASGERTPLFVMPHGAVIFIGLLCFIVFLAEGAILDWSALFLTTTRGVEEAKGGLGYAAFAIAMTVGRFTGDKVVSHFGGKRVLTFGGLFAAAGFFLAVLAPHTSLAMLGFVLIGLGAANIVPILFTAAGQQHAMPASLAVAAITTIGYAGILAGPAVIGFIAHATSLNIAFAMLGAALLLVAASARLVAPAKQAA, encoded by the coding sequence ATGCATCTCACCGGCACCCTGCAACAACGCGCCACGCGCCTGGTCTTCTTCGCTGCCGGCCTCGGCATGGCCGCCTGGGCCCCGCTGGTTCCCTACGCCAAGTCGCGCCTGGGCCTCGATGAAGCGACTCTCGGCATTTTGCTGCTGTGCCTGGGCGCCGGCTCGCTATGCGCAATGCCGTTTACGGGCATGCTCTCCGCCCGCTTCGGCTGCCGCAAAGTCATCGTTGGCGCCGGCCTGCTGCTGATCGCCGTGCTGCCCGGCCTGGCGCTGGCCGCCACGCCGCCGCAACTAGGCCTGGTGCTGCTGGTGTTCGGCGCGGCCATGGGCACCTTTGACGTGGCCATCAACATCCAGGCCGTGATCATCGAAAAGGCCAACGGCGGCGCCATGATGTCGGGCTTTCATGCGTTGTTCAGCGTGGGCGGCTTTGCCGGCGCAGCTTGTATGGCCTTGCTGCTGTGGCTGGGCCTGACACCGGCCTGGTCCTGCGTGGTGGTGATGCTGCTGCTGTGTGGCGTGCTGGGCGCGGCGCAAGGCCATCTGTTGCCAACGGCGTCCGCCTCCGGCGAAAGGACGCCGCTGTTCGTCATGCCGCATGGCGCCGTCATTTTCATCGGCCTGTTGTGCTTTATCGTCTTCCTGGCCGAAGGCGCCATTCTCGACTGGAGCGCCCTGTTCCTCACCACCACGCGCGGCGTGGAAGAAGCCAAGGGCGGCCTCGGCTACGCCGCCTTCGCCATTGCCATGACGGTGGGCCGATTCACGGGTGATAAGGTGGTCAGCCACTTTGGCGGAAAGCGGGTGCTTACTTTCGGCGGCTTGTTTGCAGCAGCAGGCTTCTTCCTGGCCGTGCTGGCGCCGCACACCAGCCTGGCAATGCTTGGCTTCGTGCTGATCGGCCTGGGCGCGGCGAACATCGTGCCCATCCTGTTCACGGCGGCCGGCCAGCAACATGCCATGCCGGCCAGTCTGGCGGTGGCGGCCATCACCACCATCGGCTACGCGGGCATCCTGGCCGGCCCTGCCGTGATCGGCTTCATCGCCCACGCTACCAGCCTGAATATCGCCTTCGCCATGCTGGGCGCCGCCCTGCTGCTCGTGGCGGCCAGCGCGCGCCTGGTGGCGCCGGCAAAACAGGCTGCCTGA
- a CDS encoding DeoR/GlpR family DNA-binding transcription regulator, producing MSTTLLLKQRHALIQQQLQADGRVLALDLARQLDVSEDTIRRDLREMAAAGLCQRVYGGALPLAPDGGSLTQRKQEAPERKARLAQAAVSLVRAGQVLFLDAGSTNLAIASALPELALTVITNAPSIALALMERPEIELIMAGGRVDRRAGASLGPQALRTVERMHPDLCFLGACGAERGRGRDGVQL from the coding sequence ATGTCCACCACCCTGCTCCTCAAACAACGCCACGCGCTGATCCAGCAACAATTGCAGGCCGACGGCAGGGTGCTGGCGCTGGACCTGGCGCGCCAGCTCGACGTGTCCGAAGATACGATACGGCGCGACCTGCGCGAGATGGCGGCGGCCGGCCTGTGCCAGCGCGTGTATGGCGGCGCCCTGCCGCTGGCGCCCGACGGCGGCAGCTTGACGCAGCGCAAGCAGGAAGCGCCGGAACGCAAGGCGCGCCTGGCGCAGGCCGCCGTCTCCCTCGTGCGCGCGGGCCAGGTGCTGTTTCTCGATGCGGGGTCGACCAATCTTGCCATCGCCAGCGCCTTGCCAGAGTTGGCGCTCACTGTCATCACCAATGCGCCCTCGATTGCCTTGGCGCTCATGGAACGCCCGGAAATCGAACTGATCATGGCTGGCGGCAGGGTCGACCGCCGCGCCGGCGCCAGCCTGGGCCCGCAGGCGCTGCGCACCGTCGAACGCATGCATCCCGACCTGTGCTTCCTCGGTGCCTGCGGCGCCGAGCGCGGACGCGGGCGTGACGGCGTTCAATTATGA
- a CDS encoding DUF5655 domain-containing protein, which translates to MSDIKLFKLAHGQAQELQGSASDLEKPLQTLIEANLDTLLSIRFLASEYSTGKTHAGRIDSLGLDENNCPVILEYKRSVGENVINQGLYYLDWLMDHQADFQLLVLDKLGKLASEAIDWSAPRVICIAADFTKFDSHAVQQIGRTIELIRYRRFAEDLLLLESASAGMDPATKKGPVKRQTSAPARLDTMAAGPAEVGTNKPTGPDKAFVQVLAGLSETMRQLLASLEDYTMSLGDDVERKELRLYLAFKRLKNFATVVIHKKNCLVLYLHIDPVPVLHVLPKARDVTAIGHWGTGNLEISISTLAELDAAKPFIFAAYAGQSAVKT; encoded by the coding sequence ATGAGCGACATTAAACTTTTCAAGTTGGCCCATGGCCAAGCCCAGGAACTGCAAGGTAGCGCGTCGGACCTGGAAAAACCATTGCAAACCTTGATTGAGGCAAACCTCGATACTTTGCTGAGTATCCGTTTTCTGGCGAGCGAGTATTCGACCGGCAAGACGCATGCTGGCCGCATCGATTCCCTTGGATTGGATGAGAACAATTGCCCGGTCATTCTTGAGTACAAACGTTCGGTTGGTGAAAATGTCATCAATCAAGGCTTGTACTATCTGGACTGGTTGATGGACCATCAGGCCGACTTTCAACTACTGGTCCTCGATAAGCTGGGCAAGCTTGCATCAGAGGCAATCGATTGGAGCGCGCCGCGGGTGATTTGCATTGCGGCTGACTTTACCAAGTTTGATAGCCATGCCGTCCAGCAGATAGGCAGGACGATCGAACTTATCCGCTACCGCCGATTTGCAGAGGATCTGCTTCTGCTTGAGTCCGCCAGCGCCGGCATGGATCCAGCAACAAAGAAAGGCCCCGTCAAGCGGCAGACGTCGGCGCCAGCCAGGTTGGACACCATGGCTGCTGGACCCGCCGAGGTGGGCACGAACAAGCCGACGGGACCAGACAAGGCATTTGTACAAGTACTGGCAGGTCTGTCGGAAACCATGCGTCAGTTGTTGGCCTCGCTGGAGGATTACACGATGTCGCTGGGCGATGACGTTGAACGTAAAGAGCTACGCTTGTACCTGGCTTTCAAACGGCTGAAGAACTTTGCGACGGTGGTAATACACAAGAAGAACTGCCTCGTACTGTATTTGCACATCGACCCGGTTCCCGTATTGCACGTCTTGCCAAAAGCGCGCGACGTGACCGCCATCGGGCATTGGGGCACGGGTAACCTGGAGATCAGCATCAGCACGCTCGCGGAACTTGATGCGGCAAAGCCGTTCATTTTTGCCGCGTATGCAGGTCAGAGTGCAGTGAAAACGTAG
- a CDS encoding YkgJ family cysteine cluster protein yields MPSPAVSLACRPSCGACCTAPSITSPIPGMPDGKPAGVRCVQLADDNRCNIFGRPERPAFCGGLQPSEEMCGDSREHAIRWLDELEQATTPHN; encoded by the coding sequence ATGCCGTCCCCCGCCGTTTCCCTGGCATGCCGCCCATCCTGCGGCGCCTGCTGCACCGCACCGTCCATCACCAGCCCGATTCCTGGCATGCCGGATGGAAAGCCTGCAGGTGTGCGCTGCGTGCAACTGGCCGACGATAACCGCTGCAATATCTTTGGCCGCCCGGAGCGGCCCGCGTTTTGCGGCGGCTTGCAGCCATCCGAGGAGATGTGCGGCGACAGCCGCGAACATGCCATCCGCTGGCTGGACGAACTGGAACAGGCAACGACACCGCACAACTGA
- a CDS encoding head GIN domain-containing protein, whose protein sequence is MRTLLALCCAVALGGCAIVINPNDGEVRYTDSGGNAILGNEQVSRDVRQVSNINTLDIDSMKRIDMKIDVRVGPATSLVIEADSNLQPRIHSEVSGNTLRIWSDTNIRSSNGIHVIYTTPQLKKINISGSGRLVASGFNGEDFSLEQRGSMKSELSGTVGRFDVANNGSGSINAAALASGNTDAVQNGSGNIQLGNLRGERINVAVNGSGSISASGAVQRLDANVNGSGDINLAALRSDVAYLASNGSGDIDVTVQNEVNARASGSGRITVHGDPARRTLSGKRVSILR, encoded by the coding sequence ATGCGTACCTTGCTGGCCCTGTGCTGTGCCGTTGCCCTTGGCGGTTGCGCCATCGTCATCAACCCCAACGATGGCGAAGTGCGCTATACCGACTCGGGTGGCAATGCCATCCTGGGCAACGAGCAAGTGAGCCGCGACGTGCGCCAGGTCAGCAATATCAACACGCTCGACATCGACAGCATGAAGCGCATCGATATGAAGATCGACGTGCGCGTCGGGCCGGCAACATCGCTGGTGATCGAAGCGGACAGCAATCTGCAGCCGCGTATCCATAGCGAAGTGAGCGGCAATACCCTGCGCATCTGGAGCGATACGAACATTCGCAGCAGCAATGGCATCCACGTCATTTATACGACGCCGCAATTGAAGAAGATCAATATTTCCGGCTCTGGCCGCCTGGTGGCCAGTGGTTTCAATGGCGAAGATTTCAGCCTGGAGCAGCGCGGTTCGATGAAGAGCGAATTGTCAGGCACGGTGGGGCGCTTCGACGTGGCCAACAATGGTTCGGGCAGCATCAACGCGGCGGCCCTCGCCAGCGGCAACACGGACGCGGTGCAGAACGGTTCAGGCAACATCCAGTTGGGCAACCTGCGCGGCGAACGCATCAACGTGGCCGTCAACGGCTCGGGCAGCATCAGCGCCAGCGGCGCCGTGCAGCGCCTCGACGCCAACGTAAATGGCTCGGGCGATATCAACCTGGCCGCCCTGCGCAGCGACGTTGCTTATTTGGCGAGCAACGGTTCCGGCGACATCGACGTCACCGTCCAGAATGAAGTCAATGCCCGCGCCAGCGGTTCCGGCCGCATCACCGTGCATGGCGATCCGGCCCGCCGTACTTTGTCCGGCAAGCGCGTCAGCATCTTGCGCTAG
- a CDS encoding acyl-CoA dehydrogenase family protein has protein sequence MDFCLSSEQQEAVSHIHRFAREVLSASASERIASSHFDRNKWTQASEIGLAGLPLPEEWGGSGFGALDTMLAVEALGQGCVDMGLVFSLCAHMFACAVPLWRHGSRELHERYLSGMAKGSLIAANAITEPGSGSDVFAMRSSARRDGEHYILNGEKCFVTNAPVADVFLLYAKTDAHQSYFGISAFLIPRGTHGLTVTTGERKSGLCTSPWGSVHLEDCRVPVWARVGDEGAGATIFHDSMIWERGCLFAAYVGAMERVLQQCVTHARERKQFGRPIGHNQAVSDRLVDFKLRLETSRLLLYRAGWLYDQGLPHEEAIAQSKLWVSECAVQCGLDAVQIFGGAGVCSETGIDRLLLDALPARIFSGTNEIQREFIARHMGLR, from the coding sequence ATGGATTTTTGTCTCAGCAGCGAGCAGCAAGAAGCTGTCTCACACATCCATCGTTTTGCCCGCGAAGTGTTGTCCGCCTCGGCCAGCGAACGCATCGCGTCTTCCCATTTCGACCGCAACAAGTGGACGCAGGCGTCAGAGATCGGCCTGGCCGGTTTGCCGTTGCCTGAAGAGTGGGGCGGTTCCGGCTTTGGTGCGCTCGATACCATGCTCGCGGTGGAGGCGCTCGGCCAGGGTTGCGTCGACATGGGGCTGGTGTTCTCCTTGTGTGCACACATGTTCGCTTGCGCTGTGCCGCTGTGGCGCCATGGTTCGCGCGAGCTGCACGAGCGCTACCTGTCTGGTATGGCGAAAGGCAGCCTGATTGCCGCCAATGCGATCACCGAGCCTGGCTCCGGTTCCGACGTATTCGCAATGCGCAGCAGCGCGCGGCGCGACGGCGAGCACTACATCCTCAACGGCGAAAAATGTTTCGTCACCAATGCGCCGGTGGCCGATGTCTTCCTGCTGTATGCGAAGACCGATGCGCACCAATCCTATTTCGGCATCAGCGCCTTTTTGATCCCGCGCGGAACGCATGGCCTCACAGTGACTACCGGTGAGCGCAAGTCGGGCCTGTGCACCTCGCCCTGGGGCAGCGTCCATTTGGAAGACTGCAGAGTACCCGTATGGGCGCGCGTGGGCGACGAAGGCGCGGGCGCGACCATCTTCCATGACTCCATGATCTGGGAGCGCGGCTGCCTGTTTGCCGCCTATGTCGGCGCGATGGAGCGCGTGCTTCAGCAATGCGTCACGCATGCGCGCGAACGTAAGCAGTTCGGCCGTCCGATAGGACACAACCAGGCGGTGTCGGACCGGCTGGTCGACTTCAAGCTGCGCCTGGAAACATCGCGCCTGCTGCTGTACCGCGCCGGCTGGCTCTATGACCAGGGCCTGCCGCATGAAGAGGCGATCGCACAAAGTAAGCTGTGGGTGTCCGAGTGCGCGGTGCAATGTGGGCTGGACGCGGTACAGATCTTTGGTGGCGCCGGTGTCTGCAGCGAGACCGGCATCGATCGCTTGCTGCTGGATGCACTGCCGGCGCGCATCTTCTCCGGCACCAATGAAATACAGCGCGAGTTCATCGCACGGCACATGGGGCTGCGTTAG
- a CDS encoding FAD-dependent oxidoreductase: MATQKKFPSKDYEKGAADIPVAEDSGVREGEAVGACDVVVVGGGLSGLVAAWKLAGHSVLVLERESTVGGAARSGQRGELRFATAGSCFQEPVPGSDTAQLLSGLGLSDAWRSTGNSQFVLFNTRHLLRRLGEVTLGLLKQPKELLNPAMYGLTCNLLGAALRGKKFIAAPKKLGDPVFAELYAYLQRFRKDGGKYPAVPWQPGCGWTREEMEQFDSISLAELLFDEKVRSRLPTALVPDAKFGPLVRDAVETTLKVECLSAADVSAYVGLHFLVGYLYGTLVTFPGGNGYLSERLQAALRERGNCRMAVGARVQTVARDGERYRITFERRGVQSEVSAGAVVWAAPKHAALDAVSGLPAQQQHAIRQIQHRDYCIANVYLRNAAWTEYFGGYVIEGDTAAAAPLAWCRSRVCVVANWLDRDNGKKAGVLTLLKPVAERLNQGKLGKTDFAQLQQVTLQEVSEMLQAKGLSTDEVEDIRIWRWSRALVVATRGQIKADLFVRASQPVGGVSFANQDSVGIGNLESAVSAGFNAAQQAQAYLQRTAADTMVVQALRSGLHVMEIAGNPATGVQRFGGKANSLNTLIGAGFPVPRAYCVTVDACHAFLQASGLAAWIDGMDKVDRDTSADIRARIAQAPLPPALQDAIIAAYRELGSGRVAVRSSAVNEDGDAQSFAGQYDTFLHVEGETALLDCVKRCWASLWNERAHAYQGRNRADGGIAVVIQQMIVADAAGVLFTADPISGDAGRTVIESCWGLGEGVVSGQASTDTYVVDSDSHALMERIVRAKPVMCARAADGVAMQEVPPQFVDQPSLSDVQASELAACAARIRRHYGCELDIEWALKDDSIWILQARPITVTASIAGKLYGDEQETNQQVRDNTMFSRMDTGEILTGLMTPLGLSFTRFYQHHVHGPAVKTMGLLDIGSSQYYVGYLQGYVYLNISASARLLTQCPPTHEPMKFTRRYATPDVDFTHYKNPYGEPVSGFQFFKSSLYWLVCQVHNMATAGGTVNKMISLRQRETERFRKLDFEKMSLPQLNAELQRIDRYFLESCAAYMPFFLQSFALYDALAELCEKWLGNEGKGLQNRIKASMNNLRTIEVTRGVCELAARVDRSPVLRTLFLETPLEQLADNLQQHAEGRRFWNENFGAFLADFGSRGRQEFELSIPRWNDDPTYLLQIIRLYLTSDVQLESRLATIDKAREEDTRQLLDKLPLKARMTFRFVIAAYAKMAERREATRPTLIAETWFYRKIIVEVLRRVEAEGVSGIQDLPYIDFNELRDYVAGRKTAQQAFAPQLIARNRQQHLLNERLKEPPMALIGGHVPHRDDQMLLDAAQGDLLHGLGASPGVAVGRARVITDLNRQAGEFRQGEILVARFTDASWTPLFVLAAGVVADIGSALSHSSIVSREFGIPAVVNAKQATQTIRTGDLIYLDGDGGVVRIEERVADTDEPLVEQRVIA; this comes from the coding sequence ATGGCAACGCAGAAAAAGTTCCCCAGCAAGGATTATGAAAAAGGTGCAGCGGACATTCCCGTTGCGGAGGATAGCGGTGTGCGGGAAGGCGAAGCGGTCGGCGCTTGCGACGTGGTGGTGGTCGGCGGCGGGCTGTCCGGCCTCGTGGCAGCCTGGAAGCTTGCTGGCCATAGCGTGCTGGTGCTGGAGCGGGAGTCCACGGTGGGCGGCGCGGCGCGCAGCGGGCAGCGCGGTGAACTACGCTTCGCCACAGCAGGCAGCTGCTTCCAGGAGCCGGTTCCCGGTTCGGACACGGCGCAATTACTGAGCGGGCTCGGCTTGTCCGATGCATGGCGCTCCACCGGCAACAGTCAATTCGTGCTGTTCAACACACGCCATCTGCTGCGCCGTCTGGGGGAGGTCACGCTGGGGCTGCTGAAGCAGCCGAAGGAGTTGCTGAACCCGGCGATGTATGGACTGACATGCAACCTGCTCGGCGCCGCATTGCGCGGCAAGAAATTCATCGCGGCGCCGAAGAAGCTGGGCGATCCGGTGTTTGCGGAACTATATGCCTACCTGCAGCGCTTCCGCAAGGATGGCGGCAAGTATCCGGCGGTACCGTGGCAACCCGGATGCGGCTGGACGCGCGAGGAGATGGAACAGTTCGACTCGATTTCGCTGGCCGAACTATTGTTCGATGAGAAAGTGCGTTCGCGGCTGCCAACGGCGCTGGTGCCGGATGCGAAGTTCGGCCCGCTGGTGCGCGATGCGGTCGAGACGACCCTGAAAGTGGAATGTCTGTCGGCGGCGGATGTGTCCGCCTATGTCGGGCTGCACTTCCTGGTCGGCTACTTGTATGGCACGCTGGTGACCTTCCCCGGCGGGAACGGTTATCTCAGCGAACGTCTGCAGGCGGCGTTGCGCGAGCGTGGCAACTGCCGTATGGCAGTCGGTGCGCGCGTGCAGACGGTTGCGCGTGATGGCGAACGTTACCGCATCACCTTTGAACGTCGCGGCGTGCAGAGCGAGGTCAGCGCCGGCGCGGTGGTGTGGGCCGCGCCCAAGCATGCAGCACTGGATGCGGTCTCCGGTTTGCCGGCGCAGCAGCAGCATGCGATACGTCAGATCCAGCACCGCGACTACTGCATCGCGAACGTCTACCTGCGCAACGCTGCCTGGACTGAATACTTCGGCGGCTATGTGATCGAAGGAGATACCGCCGCCGCTGCGCCGCTGGCCTGGTGCCGCAGCCGCGTGTGCGTGGTCGCCAACTGGCTGGACCGCGACAACGGTAAGAAAGCCGGTGTGCTGACCTTGCTGAAGCCGGTGGCGGAACGGCTCAACCAGGGCAAACTCGGCAAGACAGATTTTGCGCAGCTGCAGCAGGTGACCTTGCAGGAAGTGTCGGAAATGCTGCAGGCGAAGGGACTATCCACTGACGAGGTGGAAGACATCCGGATCTGGCGTTGGTCGCGTGCGTTGGTGGTCGCTACGCGCGGGCAAATTAAAGCCGACTTGTTTGTGCGGGCATCGCAGCCGGTGGGTGGGGTTTCCTTTGCGAACCAGGACAGCGTCGGCATCGGCAACCTGGAGAGCGCAGTGAGCGCAGGGTTCAATGCGGCACAACAGGCGCAGGCATACCTGCAGCGCACGGCGGCGGATACGATGGTGGTGCAAGCACTGCGTTCCGGCCTGCATGTGATGGAAATTGCCGGCAACCCTGCGACCGGCGTGCAGCGTTTCGGCGGCAAGGCTAACTCGCTCAATACATTGATCGGCGCCGGCTTCCCGGTGCCACGCGCATATTGCGTAACGGTCGATGCCTGTCATGCTTTTTTGCAGGCATCCGGATTGGCGGCCTGGATCGACGGCATGGACAAGGTCGACCGCGACACCTCCGCCGACATCCGCGCACGCATTGCGCAAGCGCCGTTGCCGCCCGCGCTGCAGGATGCGATCATCGCTGCCTATCGCGAACTCGGTAGTGGCCGGGTCGCGGTGCGATCCTCCGCCGTCAATGAAGACGGCGATGCACAATCATTTGCAGGCCAGTACGACACCTTCCTGCACGTGGAGGGCGAGACCGCGCTGCTCGATTGCGTGAAGCGTTGCTGGGCGTCGCTGTGGAACGAACGCGCGCATGCCTACCAGGGGCGCAACCGGGCCGACGGCGGCATTGCGGTGGTGATCCAGCAGATGATCGTTGCCGATGCTGCCGGCGTGTTGTTCACTGCCGACCCGATCAGCGGCGATGCCGGACGCACGGTGATCGAATCTTGCTGGGGATTGGGCGAGGGCGTGGTGTCGGGCCAGGCGAGCACCGATACCTATGTGGTGGACAGCGACAGTCATGCGCTGATGGAACGTATTGTCCGGGCGAAGCCGGTGATGTGTGCGCGCGCTGCAGATGGCGTCGCGATGCAGGAGGTACCGCCGCAATTCGTTGATCAGCCGAGCCTGAGCGATGTGCAGGCATCCGAACTGGCGGCCTGTGCCGCACGCATTCGCCGCCATTACGGCTGCGAACTGGATATCGAATGGGCACTGAAGGATGACAGTATCTGGATACTGCAGGCACGGCCGATCACGGTGACTGCTTCCATCGCCGGTAAGCTGTACGGCGACGAGCAGGAAACCAATCAGCAGGTGCGCGACAACACTATGTTTTCGCGCATGGACACCGGTGAAATCCTGACCGGCCTGATGACGCCGCTCGGACTGTCCTTCACCCGCTTCTACCAGCACCACGTGCACGGCCCGGCAGTGAAGACCATGGGCTTGCTCGACATCGGCAGTTCGCAGTATTACGTCGGCTACCTGCAGGGTTATGTGTACCTGAACATCTCCGCATCGGCGCGGCTGCTGACGCAATGCCCTCCCACGCACGAGCCGATGAAGTTCACGCGGCGCTACGCGACCCCCGACGTCGACTTCACGCACTACAAAAATCCCTACGGCGAACCGGTGTCTGGGTTCCAATTCTTCAAGAGCAGCCTCTACTGGCTGGTATGCCAGGTACATAATATGGCGACTGCTGGCGGCACGGTGAACAAGATGATCTCCTTGCGCCAGCGCGAAACCGAGCGCTTCCGCAAGCTGGATTTCGAGAAGATGAGCCTGCCGCAGCTCAATGCCGAACTGCAGCGCATCGACCGCTACTTCCTCGAATCCTGTGCTGCCTACATGCCGTTCTTCCTGCAATCCTTCGCGCTGTACGATGCGCTGGCGGAGCTGTGCGAGAAGTGGCTGGGGAACGAAGGAAAAGGGCTGCAGAACCGCATCAAGGCATCGATGAACAACCTGCGTACCATCGAGGTGACGCGTGGCGTGTGCGAACTAGCAGCGCGCGTCGACCGCTCGCCGGTGCTGCGCACACTATTCCTGGAGACGCCGCTGGAGCAGTTGGCGGATAACTTGCAGCAGCATGCAGAGGGCCGCCGTTTCTGGAACGAGAATTTTGGCGCCTTCCTCGCGGACTTCGGATCGCGTGGTCGCCAGGAATTCGAACTCAGCATTCCGCGCTGGAACGACGATCCGACCTATCTGCTGCAAATCATCCGTCTGTACCTGACCAGCGATGTGCAGCTTGAATCGCGTCTGGCGACGATAGACAAGGCGCGCGAAGAAGACACGCGGCAGTTGCTGGACAAACTGCCGCTCAAGGCAAGGATGACATTCCGCTTCGTGATCGCCGCCTACGCGAAGATGGCGGAACGGCGCGAAGCGACGCGTCCGACCCTCATCGCCGAGACCTGGTTCTACCGCAAAATCATCGTCGAGGTGCTGCGCCGCGTCGAGGCGGAGGGTGTGTCTGGCATACAGGACCTGCCGTACATCGATTTCAACGAATTGCGCGATTACGTGGCCGGGCGCAAAACGGCGCAGCAGGCATTTGCTCCGCAACTGATTGCGCGCAACCGTCAGCAGCATCTGCTCAACGAGCGCCTGAAGGAACCGCCAATGGCGCTGATCGGCGGCCATGTGCCGCACCGCGACGATCAGATGTTGCTGGACGCGGCGCAGGGCGACCTGCTGCATGGCCTCGGCGCCAGCCCCGGCGTGGCGGTGGGGCGCGCCCGCGTGATCACCGACCTCAACCGCCAGGCGGGCGAATTCCGCCAGGGCGAAATTCTGGTGGCACGCTTTACCGATGCATCGTGGACGCCGCTGTTCGTGCTGGCGGCCGGGGTGGTCGCAGACATCGGCTCGGCCTTGTCGCACAGCTCCATCGTGTCGCGGGAGTTCGGTATTCCGGCGGTCGTCAATGCGAAGCAGGCGACGCAGACCATACGCACCGGCGACCTGATCTACCTCGACGGTGACGGCGGCGTGGTGCGCATCGAGGAACGCGTTGCCGATACCGACGAACCGCTGGTCGAGCAGAGAGTGATCGCATAA